One genomic window of Luteitalea pratensis includes the following:
- a CDS encoding MFS transporter, with protein sequence MSHVRWTVVALLFFAVTINYVDRAVIGVLKPVLDQALGWDQRDYGWMVTAFQAAYAIGYAVSGRLLDRFGIRLGFSVAVALWSLAAMAHGAMSTVLGFSVARAALGLAEGGTLPAAVKGVSEWFPREQRAFATGMFNAGSNVGAITCPVVVPWLAGRWGWQGAFVATGAIGFVWLAVWLWLYRAPDQHPLVNAEELAYIRKDPPEPPHPHLPWAALLGKPQTWAFMIGMMASSPVWWFYIFWVPDFLNKQFGLGLTQSSLPLVVIFTVASAGGVGGGWLSSKLLRAGWTVNAARKTALLACSACILPVFITPLVPVTHVWWAVAIVTLAAAAHCGYAANLFTLVSDTVPRQAVSSVVGIGGMAGSIAGMFFAQLVARVLYATHDNFVVPFAIAACTYSLALLAIHLLLPRLEPMTI encoded by the coding sequence GTGAGCCACGTCCGCTGGACGGTCGTCGCGCTCCTCTTCTTCGCCGTCACGATCAACTACGTCGACCGTGCCGTCATCGGCGTCCTGAAGCCGGTCCTCGATCAGGCGCTCGGCTGGGACCAGCGGGACTACGGCTGGATGGTCACCGCATTCCAGGCCGCCTACGCCATCGGTTATGCCGTCTCGGGCCGCCTGCTGGATCGGTTCGGCATCCGCCTCGGTTTCTCGGTGGCCGTGGCGCTGTGGAGCCTCGCGGCAATGGCGCACGGCGCGATGAGCACGGTGCTCGGCTTCAGCGTCGCGCGAGCCGCCCTCGGCCTGGCCGAGGGCGGGACGTTGCCTGCCGCGGTCAAGGGCGTCAGCGAGTGGTTTCCCAGGGAGCAGCGCGCCTTCGCCACCGGCATGTTCAATGCCGGCAGCAACGTCGGCGCGATCACCTGCCCCGTCGTGGTGCCGTGGCTGGCGGGCCGCTGGGGGTGGCAGGGCGCCTTCGTCGCGACCGGAGCCATCGGCTTCGTGTGGCTGGCGGTCTGGCTCTGGCTCTACCGGGCGCCGGACCAGCATCCACTCGTGAACGCCGAGGAACTCGCCTACATCCGCAAGGATCCGCCGGAACCGCCGCATCCGCACCTGCCGTGGGCCGCGCTCCTGGGCAAGCCGCAGACGTGGGCCTTCATGATCGGCATGATGGCGTCGTCGCCGGTGTGGTGGTTCTACATCTTCTGGGTGCCCGACTTCCTCAACAAGCAGTTCGGGCTCGGGCTGACGCAGAGCAGCCTGCCCCTGGTGGTGATCTTCACGGTGGCGAGCGCCGGCGGTGTCGGGGGCGGGTGGCTGTCGTCGAAACTGCTGCGCGCGGGATGGACGGTCAATGCGGCGCGCAAGACGGCCCTGCTCGCCTGCTCGGCGTGCATCCTGCCGGTGTTCATCACGCCGCTCGTGCCCGTGACACACGTGTGGTGGGCCGTGGCCATCGTCACGCTCGCCGCGGCCGCGCATTGCGGCTACGCGGCCAACCTGTTCACGCTCGTGAGCGACACCGTACCCCGGCAGGCAGTCAGTTCCGTGGTCGGGATCGGCGGCATGGCGGGCTCGATTGCCGGCATGTTCTTCGCCCAACTCGTCGCACGCGTGCTGTATGCGACGCACGACAACTTCGTCGTCCCGTTCGCGATCGCGGCGTGCACGTACTCGCTCGCGCTGCTCGCGATCCACCTGCTGCTACCCAGGCTTGAACCGATGACGATCTGA
- a CDS encoding family 16 glycoside hydrolase translates to MTALLALVLLLSSAPAFAGRAAFADASAPRPEFFVFDNGVGRGSWTPEQQAQTLKELGYDGISYNYTTPEDLARWQKAFAAVDLKIYGLYLYTYIDRAEAFDPRLPEAVAMLKGTPTTIWITVQKPKSASADDEARAVAVVQRVADLAKPHGVQVALYGHAGFYVEHALDSARVVAKAHRSNLGATINLCHEYMSGVGDKVDAAVEAVAAKATRVSINGVDVAAKNYITRLDQGDFDLVAYLRKLRAAGYTGPIGLQAYNVPGDPRQNLAANIATWRRIAAQLDEGAAGATAQNVLTAKEKADGWKLLFDGKTTTGWKGFAKQSFPTEGWVVEAGTIKGLGRKGGDIITTTAYGDFEFAWDWRLSFQGNSGVKYFVDETRGNAGGAIGHEYQTIDDDNYTVMSLTERQKTGAWYDVIPPAKTAARPVGEWNSSRLVVRGTTVEHWLNGTLVLAYDMTSVEAARGIATSKFKDVKGFADKIRTPILLQDHDTVVWFRNLKVRELGSR, encoded by the coding sequence ATGACCGCCCTGCTCGCCCTCGTGCTGCTCCTCTCGAGCGCCCCAGCGTTTGCGGGGCGGGCCGCCTTCGCCGACGCTTCGGCGCCCAGGCCCGAATTCTTCGTGTTCGACAACGGCGTCGGGCGCGGCTCCTGGACACCCGAGCAGCAGGCGCAGACGCTCAAGGAACTCGGCTACGACGGCATCAGCTACAACTACACGACGCCCGAGGACCTCGCGCGCTGGCAGAAGGCGTTCGCCGCCGTCGACCTGAAGATCTACGGCCTGTACCTGTACACGTACATTGATCGTGCGGAGGCCTTCGACCCTCGCTTGCCGGAGGCCGTGGCGATGCTGAAGGGCACGCCCACCACGATCTGGATCACCGTGCAGAAGCCGAAGAGCGCCAGTGCGGACGACGAGGCCAGGGCGGTGGCGGTGGTGCAGCGGGTGGCTGACCTCGCAAAGCCGCACGGCGTGCAGGTTGCGCTCTACGGCCATGCCGGCTTCTACGTGGAGCACGCGCTGGACTCGGCACGCGTGGTCGCCAAGGCGCATCGCTCGAATCTCGGCGCCACCATCAACCTGTGTCACGAGTACATGAGCGGCGTCGGCGACAAGGTCGACGCCGCGGTCGAGGCCGTGGCCGCCAAGGCGACCCGCGTCAGCATCAATGGCGTCGACGTCGCTGCGAAGAACTACATCACGCGGCTCGACCAGGGCGACTTCGATCTCGTCGCGTACCTGCGCAAGCTGCGGGCGGCCGGCTACACGGGACCGATCGGCCTGCAGGCGTACAACGTGCCGGGCGATCCGCGCCAGAACCTCGCGGCCAACATCGCGACGTGGCGCCGCATCGCCGCGCAACTCGACGAAGGCGCCGCCGGTGCGACGGCGCAGAACGTCCTGACGGCCAAAGAGAAGGCCGACGGCTGGAAGCTGCTGTTCGACGGCAAGACCACCACGGGGTGGAAGGGCTTCGCCAAGCAGTCCTTCCCCACCGAGGGCTGGGTGGTCGAGGCGGGCACGATCAAGGGCCTCGGCAGGAAGGGCGGCGACATCATCACGACCACCGCCTACGGCGACTTCGAGTTCGCCTGGGACTGGCGGCTCTCCTTCCAGGGCAACAGCGGCGTCAAGTACTTCGTCGACGAAACGCGCGGCAACGCCGGCGGCGCGATCGGTCACGAGTACCAGACGATCGACGACGACAACTACACGGTGATGTCGCTGACCGAGCGGCAGAAGACCGGCGCGTGGTACGACGTGATTCCGCCCGCGAAGACGGCCGCCCGCCCTGTCGGCGAGTGGAACTCGTCCCGGCTCGTCGTCCGCGGCACCACCGTGGAGCACTGGCTGAACGGCACGCTCGTGCTCGCCTACGACATGACGAGCGTTGAGGCCGCGCGCGGCATCGCCACGAGCAAGTTCAAGGACGTCAAGGGGTTCGCCGACAAGATCCGCACGCCGATCCTGCTGCAGGACCACGACACGGTGGTGTGGTTCCGCAACCTGAAGGTCCGCGAGCTCGGCTCTCGGTGA
- a CDS encoding Gfo/Idh/MocA family protein, with protein sequence MHRRTFLQSAGLIAAGAAAPTILPARVFGAQAPSGRVNLAFIGTGRQAQGMNLPEFMAVPGVQVVAVCDVDSWRVGQAKALVESTYAKQASSGRYTGCDTHRDFREVLARKDVDAVMISTPDHWHVPMAMMALRAGKDVSLEKPITRHIADGRRLANAVKQHGRVFRVDSEFRSLERFHRAVELVRNGYLGTLKTIRVSSPKEEFPEEAAVEAPVPAELDYEMWLGPAPKVPYMQKRVHNPRDLKGRPGWFRSTMYADGMLTNWGAHLVDICQWANGTERTGPIEVQATGRYHADPVWDVLETFEARYRFANGVEMFYTMDQPQIRFEGDKGWLQVHYSKSAAHPEFLEASAAGILAATIPADGVRFPLRSERVDFIEAVRTRRPTMEDAEVGQRTISLCHLAHIGVKRQGAKLAWDPATERFPTDAEANTHLEGPAGRGKWGTE encoded by the coding sequence ATGCATCGCCGCACGTTTCTCCAGTCCGCCGGGCTGATCGCCGCCGGCGCGGCCGCCCCGACGATTCTCCCGGCGCGTGTCTTCGGCGCCCAGGCACCGTCTGGTCGCGTCAACCTCGCCTTCATCGGCACCGGACGGCAGGCGCAGGGCATGAACCTGCCCGAGTTCATGGCGGTGCCGGGGGTACAGGTGGTCGCCGTCTGCGACGTGGACAGCTGGCGCGTGGGCCAGGCCAAGGCGCTCGTGGAGTCCACCTACGCGAAACAGGCGTCGTCGGGCCGATACACGGGATGCGACACGCATCGTGACTTTCGCGAGGTGCTCGCGCGCAAGGACGTCGACGCCGTGATGATCTCCACGCCTGACCACTGGCACGTGCCGATGGCGATGATGGCGCTGCGCGCGGGCAAGGACGTCTCACTGGAGAAGCCGATCACCCGCCATATCGCCGATGGCCGGCGGCTCGCGAACGCCGTCAAGCAGCACGGCCGCGTGTTCAGGGTGGACAGCGAGTTCCGCTCGCTCGAACGGTTCCATCGGGCCGTGGAGTTGGTACGAAACGGTTACCTTGGCACGCTGAAGACCATCCGCGTCTCGTCGCCGAAGGAGGAGTTCCCCGAGGAAGCCGCCGTCGAGGCGCCCGTGCCGGCGGAACTGGACTATGAAATGTGGCTTGGTCCGGCGCCGAAGGTGCCCTACATGCAGAAACGGGTGCACAACCCGCGCGACCTGAAAGGCCGCCCGGGCTGGTTCCGCAGCACGATGTACGCCGATGGCATGCTCACCAACTGGGGCGCCCACCTGGTCGACATCTGCCAATGGGCCAACGGCACCGAGCGGACGGGCCCGATCGAGGTCCAGGCAACCGGCCGATATCACGCCGACCCGGTGTGGGACGTGCTGGAGACCTTCGAGGCACGCTACCGTTTCGCCAACGGCGTCGAGATGTTCTACACGATGGACCAGCCGCAGATCCGGTTCGAGGGCGACAAGGGCTGGCTGCAGGTGCACTACTCGAAGTCAGCCGCCCACCCCGAGTTCCTCGAGGCGAGTGCCGCCGGGATCCTGGCCGCGACCATCCCCGCTGATGGTGTCCGCTTCCCGCTCCGCAGCGAGCGCGTCGACTTCATCGAAGCGGTGCGGACACGACGGCCGACCATGGAGGACGCCGAAGTCGGACAGCGCACCATCTCTCTCTGCCATCTCGCCCACATCGGCGTGAAGCGCCAGGGCGCGAAGCTCGCGTGGGATCCCGCCACCGAACGCTTCCCCACCGATGCCGAGGCCAACACCCACCTCGAGGGGCCGGCGGGTCGCGGTAAGTGGGGCACGGAGTGA
- a CDS encoding AraC family transcriptional regulator encodes MPGAERRHLYLPARDRSFWTAEGEQLPLLYLAWGARDFHRQPIPVSRHEGWVCVLIEEGAPTMVVRRQAVRMPAGTLALVGPDCPFGWKGATSGASKFRMWMWRDFTGTMGPADLRASIVSRPLARHERQPFLHLHDLCRREVLRAAGPAGTYLEGCRILFDTTIQRELLDRPAGGEDGSDTVALARSWMRAHLDSHEPIARLCDYLNVSQSTLYRVFAAAEGMSPLSWFHEARMARAHELLVSSALSVKEVAHVLGYEHGNDLSRAFRRRFGETPTTRRARQS; translated from the coding sequence ATGCCTGGCGCCGAGCGGCGACACCTCTACCTCCCGGCCCGCGACCGCTCGTTCTGGACGGCCGAGGGCGAGCAACTGCCGCTGCTGTACCTGGCGTGGGGTGCCCGCGATTTTCACCGGCAGCCCATTCCCGTGAGCCGTCACGAAGGCTGGGTGTGCGTCCTGATCGAGGAGGGGGCGCCAACGATGGTGGTGCGGCGACAGGCGGTGCGCATGCCGGCCGGTACGCTGGCGTTGGTCGGGCCCGATTGCCCCTTCGGCTGGAAGGGCGCCACCTCCGGTGCGTCGAAGTTCCGCATGTGGATGTGGCGCGACTTCACCGGCACGATGGGTCCGGCCGACCTGCGGGCGTCGATCGTCTCGCGTCCGCTCGCGCGGCACGAGCGCCAGCCCTTCCTGCACCTCCACGATCTCTGTCGACGCGAGGTGCTCCGTGCAGCCGGGCCGGCCGGCACGTACCTCGAAGGCTGCCGCATCCTCTTCGACACCACCATCCAGCGGGAACTCCTCGATCGCCCGGCAGGCGGCGAAGACGGCTCCGACACCGTCGCCCTCGCCCGCTCGTGGATGCGTGCCCACCTGGACAGCCACGAGCCGATCGCACGGCTCTGTGACTACCTGAACGTCTCGCAGTCCACACTGTACCGGGTGTTTGCCGCCGCCGAGGGCATGAGTCCCCTGTCGTGGTTCCACGAGGCGCGCATGGCCAGGGCCCACGAACTGCTCGTGTCGAGTGCCTTGTCGGTCAAGGAGGTGGCACACGTGCTCGGGTACGAACACGGCAACGACCTCAGTCGGGCATTCAGGAGACGCTTCGGCGAGACGCCGACGACGAGGCGCGCGCGTCAATCGTGA
- a CDS encoding hybrid sensor histidine kinase/response regulator, which produces MNDARVVVWAPGRDGRLTCDVLRDRGFSCLLTRAWSDVLFALHGGTGTLLVAGELLTGDIYSSLEGFLTAQPAWSDLPIIVVGADGEDLSAPHPLQALGNVSLLPRPLVLPTLTSTVQAALRARARQYQVRDLLWQRDEAARRKDEFLAMLAHELRNPLAPLRTGLQVLRLSPSAAMAERMHHLMERQLTNVTRLVDDLLDVSRLTRGVVTLKLRPVDVRDVVHQACEAASAAARETGLTLARDVPQTPLVVMADPVRLDQMVGNLLTNAIRFTQAGGRIDVRAERTGGHVRVGVRDTGQGIAASQLPRVFDLFAQSDRPIDRGQGGLGIGLTVVRSLAELHGGAASIASEGEGRGTEARIDLPLHAETIEAAVTPAEVPHEVEGRRVVIIEDNADAAEALAVYLQRIGHDVTVARDGRSGLDAVQRHRPHAIICDIGLPELDGYEVARRLLAQGLPSQCLLIAVTGYGDVVGRARTRAAGFSHHLTKPADPAALARLIEGTDAACA; this is translated from the coding sequence ATGAACGACGCCCGGGTGGTCGTGTGGGCGCCGGGCCGCGATGGCCGCCTGACCTGCGACGTCCTGCGGGACCGCGGCTTCTCGTGCCTGCTGACACGTGCGTGGAGCGACGTGCTGTTTGCGCTGCACGGCGGCACCGGTACGCTGCTCGTGGCCGGGGAACTGCTGACGGGCGACATCTACAGCAGCCTCGAGGGCTTCCTCACGGCGCAGCCGGCATGGTCGGACCTGCCGATCATCGTGGTCGGGGCCGACGGCGAGGACCTGAGCGCCCCGCACCCGCTACAGGCGCTCGGCAACGTCTCGCTGCTGCCGAGACCGCTGGTGCTTCCGACCCTCACGTCGACCGTCCAGGCGGCGCTGCGGGCGAGGGCACGGCAGTATCAGGTGCGCGACCTCCTCTGGCAGCGCGACGAGGCGGCGCGACGCAAGGACGAATTCCTCGCGATGCTGGCGCACGAGTTGCGCAACCCGCTGGCGCCGCTGCGGACCGGCCTGCAGGTGCTACGGCTGTCGCCCAGTGCCGCGATGGCCGAGCGCATGCACCACCTGATGGAGCGTCAACTCACCAACGTCACGCGGCTGGTGGACGACCTGCTCGACGTGTCGCGCCTCACGCGCGGCGTGGTGACGCTCAAGCTGCGGCCGGTCGACGTGCGCGACGTCGTCCACCAGGCATGCGAAGCGGCGTCTGCCGCCGCGCGAGAGACGGGGCTGACGCTGGCGCGCGATGTGCCACAGACGCCGCTCGTGGTGATGGCCGACCCCGTGCGCCTCGATCAGATGGTGGGCAACCTCCTGACCAACGCCATCCGCTTCACGCAGGCGGGCGGGCGGATCGATGTGCGGGCCGAGCGCACCGGCGGCCACGTGCGCGTCGGCGTCCGCGACACCGGCCAGGGGATCGCCGCCAGCCAGTTGCCGCGAGTGTTCGACCTCTTCGCGCAATCGGATCGCCCGATCGATCGCGGCCAGGGCGGGCTCGGCATCGGGCTGACGGTGGTGCGCTCGCTTGCCGAACTCCATGGTGGCGCCGCGTCGATTGCGAGCGAGGGAGAAGGCCGGGGCACCGAAGCGCGGATCGACCTGCCGTTGCATGCCGAGACGATCGAGGCGGCCGTGACGCCGGCGGAGGTGCCGCACGAGGTCGAAGGTCGCCGGGTGGTGATCATCGAGGACAACGCCGATGCCGCCGAAGCCCTTGCCGTGTACCTGCAGCGCATCGGCCACGACGTGACGGTGGCCCGCGACGGCCGTTCGGGGCTCGACGCCGTGCAGCGGCATCGCCCGCACGCGATCATCTGCGACATCGGCCTGCCCGAGCTCGACGGCTACGAAGTCGCGCGGCGGTTGCTCGCGCAGGGCCTGCCGTCACAGTGCCTGTTGATCGCCGTGACCGGCTACGGCGACGTCGTGGGCCGCGCCCGCACGCGCGCCGCGGGCTTTTCGCACCACCTCACCAAGCCGGCCGATCCGGCCGCGCTCGCGCGGCTCATCGAAGGCACTGACGCGGCCTGCGCCTGA
- a CDS encoding ATPase domain-containing protein, whose protein sequence is MILVLSTDKDRDWRAITHMAELAWGHRVSVTNGAGEARFGERVSTGVPGLDEVLGGGLPQGHMYLVEGESGAGKTTLGMQFLLEGHRRGERTLWISLSEAERELELIAGSHGWSLSGIAVANPASPARELDPQQQYSFFSPGDVELDDIRNAVVAAVEHVQPTRVVFDPFSDIRHLSRDVLRYRRQVLSLRELFASYDCTAILMQEGTRTGEGDLQAEALAHGYITLQQDTADYGSQRRRLRVHKMRGIPFRDGYHDFAIRTGGLEVYPRLVAADHVEPMPETTLSSDVPELDALIGGGLRRGSSTLLMGPAGVGKSIIATQYAVAAARQGETVALFIFDETARSFLDRSARLGLDLRDLAESGHVQLRQVDAAEFSAGQFTHMVVRAVSDDGASVVVIDSLSGFLSAMPEERFLSSHLHELLTYLGHRNVVTILTLAQHGILGSQLSSPLDISYLADTVLLLRYFEAFGAVRRAISVVKKRTGNHEVLVRELGVNDSGLHIGPPLADFEGVLTGNPRFTGIQADLSRDAR, encoded by the coding sequence ATGATTCTGGTTCTCTCGACCGATAAGGATCGAGACTGGCGTGCGATCACGCACATGGCCGAGCTCGCGTGGGGGCATCGAGTGTCAGTGACGAATGGCGCGGGTGAAGCCCGCTTCGGCGAGCGGGTGTCGACGGGCGTTCCCGGCCTCGACGAGGTCCTGGGTGGTGGCCTGCCGCAGGGCCACATGTACCTGGTGGAGGGCGAATCGGGCGCCGGAAAGACGACGCTCGGCATGCAGTTCCTGCTCGAGGGACATCGCCGCGGCGAACGCACGCTGTGGATCAGCCTGTCGGAAGCCGAGCGCGAACTCGAACTGATCGCCGGGTCGCATGGCTGGTCGCTGAGCGGCATCGCGGTCGCCAATCCGGCCTCGCCTGCGCGCGAGCTCGATCCGCAACAGCAGTACTCCTTCTTCTCCCCGGGCGACGTCGAGCTCGACGACATCCGCAATGCCGTCGTGGCCGCCGTGGAACACGTGCAACCGACACGGGTCGTCTTCGATCCGTTCTCGGACATCCGTCACCTGTCGCGCGACGTGCTGCGCTATCGCCGGCAGGTGCTCTCGTTGCGCGAACTCTTCGCCAGTTACGACTGCACGGCGATCCTGATGCAGGAAGGCACGCGCACGGGCGAGGGCGATCTGCAGGCCGAGGCCCTCGCGCACGGCTACATCACGCTGCAACAGGACACGGCCGACTACGGCAGCCAGCGCCGCCGCCTGCGCGTGCACAAGATGCGCGGCATCCCGTTCCGCGACGGCTACCACGACTTCGCGATCCGCACCGGCGGACTCGAGGTCTATCCGCGACTGGTGGCGGCCGACCACGTCGAGCCGATGCCGGAGACGACGTTGTCGAGCGACGTACCGGAACTCGACGCGCTCATCGGCGGCGGCCTGCGGCGCGGGTCGAGCACCTTGCTCATGGGACCGGCCGGCGTCGGCAAGAGCATCATCGCGACCCAGTACGCGGTCGCCGCGGCGCGACAGGGCGAGACCGTTGCGCTCTTCATCTTCGACGAGACCGCTCGCTCGTTCCTCGACCGCAGCGCACGGCTCGGACTGGACTTGCGCGACCTGGCCGAGTCCGGCCACGTGCAACTCCGGCAGGTGGACGCGGCGGAGTTCTCGGCCGGCCAGTTCACGCACATGGTGGTGCGGGCCGTCTCGGACGACGGCGCGTCGGTGGTCGTCATCGACAGCCTGAGCGGCTTCCTGAGCGCGATGCCGGAGGAGCGGTTCCTGTCGTCGCACCTGCACGAACTGCTCACGTACCTGGGTCACCGCAACGTGGTGACGATCCTGACGCTGGCGCAGCACGGGATTCTCGGATCCCAGCTCAGCTCCCCGCTCGACATCAGCTACCTGGCCGACACGGTGTTGCTGCTGCGCTACTTCGAGGCGTTCGGTGCGGTGCGCCGGGCCATCTCGGTCGTCAAGAAGCGAACCGGCAATCATGAGGTGCTGGTGCGGGAACTCGGCGTCAACGATTCGGGCCTGCACATCGGTCCGCCGCTGGCCGACTTCGAGGGCGTGCTGACCGGTAACCCACGATTTACCGGTATACAGGCCGACCTCTCGAGGGATGCGCGATGA
- a CDS encoding Gfo/Idh/MocA family protein has product MPHFLDRRSFLKSASAGLGAGFVIPAVASAAPAIRVQPGAAADRVRVALMGVNSRGGQLARAFLNTPGAAITVICDVDSRAAARAIAAVSALGGGTPRAIPDIRKVLESPDVDALVVAAPDHWHAPAAIMAMQAGKHVYVEKPCSHNAAEGELLVETQKRTGKVVQMGNQRRSWPNVQKAIGLVHGGRIGRVYNARTWYANSRPTIGAGKPAPVPEWLDFDMWQGPAPRRPFVDNLVHYEWHWRWHWGTGESANNGTHMFDLARWGLQVEHPTRVTSAGGRYHFSDDWEFPDTQVVTLEYPDRKMVSWESMSANGYKPQGNGVGVTFHGEQGSLMIDGDGYTVYDLKGTVVEDVKTDPGAVTSQVGPSVRLDSLHTANFLDGIRGKATLFTPIAGGHVSTMMAHLGNIAWKTGHALTCDPATGRIVGDADAMKLWAREYEPGWAPRTS; this is encoded by the coding sequence ATGCCCCATTTCCTCGATCGTCGTTCGTTCCTGAAGTCGGCCTCCGCTGGACTCGGCGCGGGTTTCGTCATACCAGCGGTCGCCTCGGCAGCCCCTGCCATCCGCGTGCAACCCGGAGCGGCCGCCGACCGGGTGCGCGTCGCGCTGATGGGCGTCAACAGCCGGGGCGGGCAGTTGGCGCGTGCGTTCCTGAATACGCCCGGTGCCGCCATCACGGTGATCTGCGACGTGGACAGCCGCGCTGCCGCCAGGGCCATCGCCGCCGTGTCGGCCCTGGGTGGAGGCACGCCGCGCGCCATTCCGGATATCCGCAAGGTGCTCGAATCCCCCGACGTGGACGCCCTCGTCGTCGCCGCGCCGGATCACTGGCACGCGCCGGCAGCGATCATGGCGATGCAGGCGGGCAAGCACGTGTACGTCGAGAAACCGTGCAGCCACAATGCCGCCGAAGGTGAATTGCTGGTCGAGACTCAGAAGCGCACCGGCAAGGTCGTCCAGATGGGTAACCAGCGACGGTCGTGGCCGAACGTGCAGAAGGCCATCGGCCTCGTGCACGGCGGGCGTATCGGGCGGGTCTACAACGCGCGCACGTGGTACGCCAACTCACGGCCGACGATCGGCGCCGGCAAGCCGGCACCGGTACCCGAGTGGCTCGACTTCGATATGTGGCAGGGTCCCGCTCCGCGACGGCCGTTCGTCGACAACCTGGTGCACTACGAGTGGCATTGGCGCTGGCACTGGGGCACCGGCGAATCGGCCAACAACGGCACCCACATGTTCGACCTCGCACGATGGGGCCTGCAGGTGGAACATCCCACACGCGTCACGTCGGCGGGTGGCCGGTATCACTTCAGCGACGACTGGGAGTTTCCCGACACGCAGGTCGTCACGCTCGAATACCCGGACCGCAAGATGGTGAGCTGGGAGTCGATGAGCGCCAACGGCTACAAGCCACAGGGCAACGGCGTCGGTGTCACGTTCCACGGCGAACAGGGCTCGCTGATGATCGATGGCGATGGCTACACGGTCTATGACCTCAAGGGCACGGTCGTCGAGGACGTGAAGACCGACCCTGGCGCAGTCACCAGTCAGGTCGGCCCCTCGGTGCGGCTGGACTCACTGCACACGGCCAACTTTCTCGACGGGATCCGCGGCAAGGCCACACTCTTCACGCCGATCGCCGGCGGTCACGTCAGCACGATGATGGCCCACCTCGGTAACATCGCGTGGAAGACCGGACACGCCCTGACCTGCGACCCGGCGACGGGACGGATCGTCGGCGATGCCGACGCGATGAAGCTGTGGGCGCGTGAATACGAACCCGGGTGGGCACCGCGCACGTCCTGA
- a CDS encoding ion transporter produces the protein MPLTMYRPQSPAYQLFMLFLCVATLLGVAIQVVFHPVAQVRGVLQVADTIACGLFFIDFLVTLRRAPDKWRYMYTWGWLDLVSSIPVFDLARWGRAARLARLLRLLRGIKASMVLTEVVLLRRRQSAFLAAGLALLLVVVSASVLILTVEDSTQSNIRSTEDALWWATTTLTTVGYGDRYPVTTEGRIIAAGVMAAGVGLVGVLSGLLAAWFMEPVRTAEQREEDLFELRTLRQEMSELRRLLDQRAGVRDTPEAT, from the coding sequence GTGCCACTCACTATGTACCGCCCCCAGTCGCCGGCGTATCAGCTCTTCATGCTCTTTCTCTGCGTGGCCACACTGCTCGGGGTGGCCATTCAGGTCGTCTTCCATCCCGTCGCGCAAGTCCGAGGCGTCCTGCAGGTGGCCGACACCATCGCCTGCGGCTTGTTCTTCATCGACTTCCTCGTGACGCTGCGCCGGGCGCCAGACAAGTGGCGCTACATGTACACCTGGGGCTGGCTCGATCTCGTCTCGAGTATTCCGGTCTTCGACCTGGCGCGCTGGGGCCGCGCCGCTCGGCTCGCGCGGCTGCTCCGTCTGCTGCGTGGCATCAAGGCGTCCATGGTGCTGACCGAGGTCGTCCTGCTGCGCCGCCGCCAGAGCGCCTTCCTCGCCGCAGGCCTGGCGCTCCTGCTCGTCGTCGTTTCGGCGTCGGTCCTCATCCTCACCGTCGAGGACTCGACGCAGTCCAATATCCGCAGCACCGAGGACGCGCTCTGGTGGGCGACGACGACGCTCACCACGGTGGGCTATGGCGACCGTTACCCGGTGACGACCGAAGGCCGCATCATCGCCGCCGGCGTGATGGCCGCGGGCGTGGGACTGGTCGGTGTGCTCTCGGGGCTGCTCGCCGCCTGGTTCATGGAACCCGTGCGCACGGCCGAGCAGCGCGAAGAGGACCTCTTCGAACTGCGCACCCTGCGGCAGGAGATGAGCGAACTACGGCGCCTGCTCGACCAGCGAGCGGGCGTACGCGACACGCCCGAAGCCACCTGA